A part of Drosophila ananassae strain 14024-0371.13 chromosome 2R, ASM1763931v2, whole genome shotgun sequence genomic DNA contains:
- the LOC6506923 gene encoding uncharacterized protein LOC6506923 — MPVNVELTLEEMVRIAVGVPELTHVNVAVLHSLLNVILKKLNCEKDMVSIRGFEGKCMERILQQSKISPLAFDVEAVVPISEQLDKVQQLEKRIKELETKLECHFQQIRICNKAKDKKFKIHSAEQYASPCEDLCTTCDEDNKIACSLLANMDFMKKLMRRIATPILDQMEEVSRKLEKFYVTLQKFLQQTEALFKRLELVKQCVVEIENLRALVQEYNLTFIGTMEELQDMLDSKLDKVHMPALKKYIRDRFDDIDRRLRLIEDKEACPRAAGFINTGLCCLSCNSTKVGVDVGPQTIGLFPDAPTRHRPAVDPAHCQKSIVCRSLEKEPTLMVRVKNLDLGVLSQRLNRPTTGKVCKLPEANDAIYGIRNSCISG, encoded by the coding sequence ATGCCGGTCAACGTTGAGCTAACCCTGGAGGAGATGGTGCGGATTGCTGTGGGAGTACCGGAGCTGACCCACGTGAATGTGGCCGTGCTCCACAGTCTGTTGAATGTGATCCTGAAGAAGCTCAACTGCGAGAAGGACATGGTGTCCATTCGCGGCTTTGAgggaaagtgcatggagcGCATCCTGCAGCAGTCCAAGATCTCCCCTCTGGCCTTCGATGTGGAGGCCGTTGTGCCCATTTCTGAGCAACTGGACAAGGTGCAGCAGCTGGAGAAGCGCATCAAGGAGCTGGAGACCAAGCTAGAGTGCCACTTCCAGCAGATCCGCATCTGCAACAAGGCCAAGGACAAGAAGTTCAAGATCCACTCCGCGGAGCAGTACGCCTCGCCGTGCGAGGATCTCTGCACCACCTGCGACGAGGACAACAAGATCGCCTGCAGTCTGCTGGCCAACATGGACTTCATGAAGAAGCTAATGCGCCGCATCGCCACTCCGATCCTGGATCAAATGGAGGAGGTCAGCCGAAAGCTGGAGAAGTTCTACGTCACGCTGCAGAAATTCCTGCAGCAGACCGAGGCGCTCTTCAAGCGACTGGAGCTGGTCAAGCAGTGCGTGGTGGAGATTGAAAACCTGAGAGCCCTCGTCCAGGAGTACAATCTGACCTTCATAGGCACCATGGAGGAGCTGCAGGACATGCTGGACAGCAAGCTGGACAAAGTCCACATGCCGGCTCTGAAGAAGTACATTCGGGACCGCTTCGACGACATCGATCGTCGCCTGCGCCTGATCGAGGACAAGGAGGCCTGTCCCCGTGCCGCCGGCTTCATCAACACCGGCCTCTGCTGCCTCTCCTGCAACAGCACCAAGGTGGGCGTGGATGTCGGCCCCCAGACTATTGGTCTCTTCCCCGATGCCCCAACGAGGCATCGCCCAGCGGTTGATCCCGCTCACTGCCAGAAGAGCATTGTCTGTCGCTCTCTGGAGAAGGAGCCCACTCTGATGGTGCGGGTCAAGAATCTCGATCTGGGTGTCCTTTCGCAGCGCCTCAATCGTCCTACCACGGGCAAGGTCTGCAAGCTGCCCGAGGCCAATGATGCCATCTACGGCATCCGCAACTCCTGCATATCTGGATAG
- the LOC6493073 gene encoding fringe glycosyltransferase has protein sequence MMSLTVLSLPQKFKRLLQAMMLAVAVVYMTLLLYQSAYGYPGIQMSHSQVDGLANEPLGPTNQDQLLQEYVQSSTPTQPGAGAPAASPTTVIIRKDIRSFNFSDIEVSERPTATLLTELARRSRNGELLRDLSQRAVTATPQPPVTELDDIFISVKTTKNYHDTRLALIIKTWFQLARDQTWFFTDTDDRYYQEKTKGHLINTKCSQGHFRKALCCKMSAELDVFLESGKKWFCHFDDDNYVNVPRLVKLLDEYSPSVDWYLGKPSISSPLEIHLDSKNTTTNKKITFWFATGGAGFCLSRALTLKMLPIAGGGKFISIGDKIRFPDDVTMGFIIEHLLKVPLTVVDNFHSHLEPMEFIRQDTFQDQVSFSYAHMKNQWNVIKVDGFDLKTDPKRFYSLHCQLFPYFSFCPPR, from the exons ATGATGAGCCTGACTGTGCTCTCCTTGCCGCAAAAGTTCAAGCGCCTCCTGCAAGCCATGATGTTAGCCGTCGCCGTGGTCTATATGACTCTCCTGCTCTACCAGAGCGCCTACGGATATCCGGGCATTCAA ATGTCCCATAGCCAAGTGGATGGCCTGGCCAATGAACCCCTCGGCCCCACCAACCAAGATCAGCTGCTCCAGGAGTACGTGCAGTCCTCCACGCCCACCCAGCCGGGAGCTGGAGCTCCGGCCGCCTCGCCCACCACCGTCATCATCCGCAAGGACATCCGCAGCTTCAACTTCAGCGATATCGAGGTCAGCGAACGGCCCACCGCCACCCTGCTGACGGAGCTGGCCAGGCGCAGTCGGAACGGGGAGCTGCTCCGCGATCTGTCCCAGAGAGCGGTTACCGCGACGCCCCAGCCGCCGGTCACCGAGCTGGATGACATTTTCATCAGCGTGAAGACGACGAAGAACTATCACGACACCCGGCTGGCGCTGATCATCAAGACCTGGTTCCAGTTGGCCCGCGATCAG ACCTGGTTCTTCACCGACACCGATGATCGCTACTACCAGGAGAAGACAA AGGGCCACCTCATCAACACGAAATGCTCGCAGGGCCACTTTCGCAAGGCGCTTTGCTGCAAGATGTCCGCCGAATTGGACGTCTTCCTCGAGAGCGGCAAGAA ATGGTTCTGTCACTTTGACGATGACAACTATGTCAATGTGCCCAGGCTGGTGAAGCTCCTGGACGAGTACAGTCCCAGCGTGGACTGGTATCTGGGCAAGCCGAGCATCTCGTCGCCGCTGGAGATCCACTTGGACAGC AAGAACACGACAACGAACAAGAAGATAACCTTCTGGTTCGCCACTGGCGGCGCTGGCTTCTGTCTTAGCCGGGCCCTGACGCTCAAGATGCTGCCCATAGCAGGTGGTGGCAAGTTCATCAGTATCGGCGACAAGATACGTTTTCCGGATGATGTGACGATGGGTTTCATAATCG AACACTTGTTGAAAGTGCCACTGACTGTGGTGGACAACTTCCACTCACATTTGGAGCCCATGGAGTTCATTCGCCAGGACACGTTCCAGGACCAGGTGTCCTTCAGCTACGCCCACATGAAGAACCAGTGGAACGTAATCAAGGTGGACGGCTTCGATCTCAAGACGGATCCCAAGCGGTTCTACTCCCTGCACTGCCAACTGTTCCCCTACTTCAGTTTCTGCCCGCCCAGATGA